In a single window of the Leptospira barantonii genome:
- the gspD gene encoding type II secretion system secretin GspD: MPGTTNQIPFFRVFSILMLLFLVWDKPVLSQSKKKTSVKTKSTASEEPAERTFYANWRDTELNDFLKGMSAILRKNILLDESLKGKKITIISQKEIPIKNAFIFMKSVLESLGFGVVEEPDLISIVKIKDALARSPVVRVGKDLIPESEVGDFRTITQIIPVENVKPEELEPILKRLTSPNTDVIVYKNTNTIVLSGSAADINKLLILVNELDMKLEEATPGAIASAGDVHIYTLEHSEAEKIAATLVKLDNPVVQSEELSPEKKAQGAIPGKVDKIKAVGHKESNSVIVTATNTEWTEIRKIIKVLDSARKQVLLEVLIVELTSSDLNDFGIDWRYKGEAFGQFNSGLSKEANIINSNGQINPNINTLSGFSLGFLKAGSEQIIGILSANQGNENFNVLSAPQVLTVDNQEAEISVGQDVPVRTQSRNAGLGGANAVTVDNYEYRPTGIKLKFTPHVNKNNKITLELFQEIKNIAEIALSGGNPTFNRREIKTSISIENTQSIVIGGLISNDKQKRIIKIPLLGDIPYLGHLFKRTTEKIKKTNLMVFITPHILDSRENADKMTVKKKMQQERYELERERILNKEKEIKERGD, encoded by the coding sequence ATGCCCGGAACAACCAATCAAATTCCATTCTTCAGAGTATTTTCGATTCTCATGCTATTGTTTTTAGTATGGGACAAACCCGTATTATCCCAATCGAAAAAGAAAACCTCCGTTAAGACGAAATCGACCGCATCCGAAGAACCTGCGGAAAGAACCTTTTATGCGAACTGGAGAGATACGGAACTGAACGACTTTCTCAAAGGAATGAGCGCCATTCTGAGAAAGAATATTCTTTTGGACGAAAGCTTAAAGGGCAAAAAAATCACGATCATTTCTCAAAAAGAAATTCCGATCAAAAACGCATTCATCTTTATGAAATCTGTTTTGGAATCCTTAGGCTTCGGCGTTGTGGAAGAGCCCGATCTGATTTCCATCGTTAAAATTAAGGACGCTCTTGCGAGATCTCCCGTCGTTCGTGTTGGAAAGGATCTTATCCCCGAAAGTGAAGTGGGCGATTTCAGAACCATCACACAGATCATTCCGGTCGAAAACGTAAAGCCGGAAGAATTGGAACCCATCCTCAAACGTCTTACTTCTCCGAACACGGACGTGATCGTTTATAAGAATACGAACACGATCGTTCTTTCCGGTTCCGCGGCGGATATCAACAAATTGTTGATCTTAGTAAACGAACTCGATATGAAATTGGAAGAGGCGACTCCCGGTGCGATCGCATCCGCAGGCGATGTTCATATCTATACGCTGGAACACAGTGAAGCGGAAAAGATCGCCGCGACCCTCGTAAAACTCGACAATCCGGTCGTTCAATCCGAAGAACTTTCTCCCGAAAAAAAAGCGCAGGGAGCAATTCCGGGTAAGGTTGATAAGATCAAAGCGGTCGGTCACAAAGAATCGAACTCCGTAATCGTAACCGCAACCAACACCGAATGGACCGAGATTAGAAAGATCATCAAGGTCTTGGATTCCGCTAGAAAACAAGTTCTCTTGGAAGTTCTAATCGTAGAACTTACATCCAGCGATTTAAACGACTTCGGTATCGACTGGAGATATAAGGGAGAAGCGTTCGGTCAGTTTAACTCGGGTCTTTCCAAAGAAGCAAACATCATCAACTCGAACGGACAAATCAATCCGAACATCAATACACTCAGCGGTTTCTCTTTGGGATTTTTGAAAGCGGGTTCCGAACAAATCATCGGTATCTTAAGCGCCAACCAAGGAAATGAAAACTTCAATGTATTATCCGCTCCTCAAGTTTTGACCGTGGATAATCAAGAAGCGGAGATCAGCGTCGGCCAGGACGTTCCCGTTAGAACTCAAAGTAGAAACGCGGGTCTTGGCGGTGCGAACGCGGTGACCGTGGACAACTACGAATACCGTCCTACCGGGATCAAACTCAAGTTCACTCCGCACGTGAACAAGAACAACAAGATCACTTTGGAACTCTTTCAAGAGATCAAAAACATCGCGGAGATCGCGCTTTCCGGCGGTAACCCTACGTTCAACAGACGGGAAATCAAAACTTCCATTTCGATCGAGAACACACAGTCGATCGTGATCGGGGGACTCATCTCGAACGATAAACAAAAACGAATCATTAAAATTCCTTTGCTCGGAGACATTCCGTATTTAGGTCATCTTTTCAAAAGAACCACCGAAAAAATCAAGAAGACGAACTTGATGGTTTTTATCACACCGCATATACTAGACAGTAGAGAAAACGCGGATAAGATGACCGTGAAAAAGAAAATGCAACAGGAAAGATACGAACTCGAAAGAGAGAGAATTCTCAACAAAGAAAAAGAAATCAAAGAAAGAGGGGATTGA
- a CDS encoding type II secretion system F family protein, whose product MAIYSYVAFNKKGKEEKGIIDAASLQAARSKLKNKGLYVRNISEDSERKDRELFPFLAKYFYRIPRKEVGLFSRQLATLLGAGIPLDKSLSSIVEQTDNQNFRKVLTGMQANITEGSSLSEAMKKHPDVFPNQYPSLVAVGEKTGDYEATLTRLAELEEKSSELKAKVQVAMVYPFIMGSLSIFVTIFLLTVVIPQIQELFLQFDAKLPLITRIVIGVSDILIGFWWLLLALGFAGVVGFIYWKNTPKGKKNWDEFLLKVPILGSLARKVLVSSFARNIGILLSNRVPLITTLTIVEKIVDHSIFGEEIKNAVDRIKEGEKLSSSFSGSVILPQMVVGMIAAGEVSDRVPEMMNKLADIYDTEVDTAIKTMTQSMEPLMIVVMGLLIGTIMASIMVPMYNLTQQLQNI is encoded by the coding sequence ATGGCGATTTATTCTTACGTAGCATTCAACAAGAAGGGCAAGGAAGAGAAAGGAATCATAGACGCGGCCTCTCTTCAAGCCGCAAGGTCCAAGTTAAAGAACAAGGGTCTTTATGTTCGAAACATTTCAGAAGATTCGGAAAGAAAGGACAGGGAACTTTTTCCATTCTTAGCAAAATACTTTTATAGAATCCCCCGCAAGGAAGTCGGACTTTTTTCAAGACAACTCGCAACCTTACTCGGAGCGGGAATTCCACTCGACAAATCTCTTTCGAGCATCGTGGAACAAACGGACAATCAGAACTTTAGAAAAGTTTTAACCGGAATGCAGGCGAACATCACGGAAGGTTCTTCCCTTTCCGAAGCGATGAAAAAACATCCGGATGTTTTTCCGAATCAATATCCGTCTCTGGTTGCAGTCGGTGAAAAAACCGGGGACTACGAAGCTACGTTAACCCGTCTTGCCGAGCTTGAGGAAAAATCGAGCGAACTCAAGGCCAAAGTGCAAGTGGCGATGGTATATCCGTTTATCATGGGTTCCTTATCCATCTTCGTTACGATCTTTTTGTTAACCGTAGTAATTCCACAGATTCAAGAATTGTTTTTACAGTTCGATGCGAAACTCCCTTTGATCACTCGAATCGTGATCGGTGTTTCGGACATTCTCATCGGATTTTGGTGGCTTCTTCTTGCGCTCGGTTTTGCGGGTGTGGTCGGTTTTATCTATTGGAAAAACACTCCTAAAGGTAAGAAGAATTGGGACGAGTTCCTATTAAAAGTTCCCATCCTCGGCTCTCTCGCGCGTAAGGTTCTCGTAAGCAGTTTCGCGAGAAACATTGGAATTCTTTTGAGCAATCGAGTTCCTTTGATCACTACGCTTACGATCGTAGAGAAAATCGTAGACCATTCCATCTTCGGTGAAGAAATCAAAAACGCCGTGGACAGAATCAAAGAGGGTGAAAAATTATCTTCTTCCTTTAGCGGATCGGTGATTCTTCCCCAAATGGTGGTCGGTATGATCGCCGCCGGAGAGGTTTCCGATCGGGTTCCCGAGATGATGAACAAACTCGCCGATATTTACGACACCGAAGTCGACACCGCAATTAAAACGATGACACAATCCATGGAACCGTTGATGATCGTAGTCATGGGTCTTCTCATTGGAACGATTATGGCCTCGATCATGGTCCCAATGTACAACTTGACGCAACAACTTCAGAATATATAG
- a CDS encoding YifB family Mg chelatase-like AAA ATPase: protein MKNSWICLTGANLEGLDAFAVGVEINLKRGLPRFMITGLAAQSIRESTERVRIALENSGYSCPFQNILVNLSPAGRKKEGTLLDLSIACGILVLTGQIFPSGKLQRTLLLGELGLDGSLKPLKGVLPILSGMPSEKYDTVILPFPNQEEASVLKKFEVFGISHLRELEDVLENRKRPETKSRIQIREVEVLKDIELYQDQMVAFRAAEIAAAGWHHILFSGPPGIGKSLLSKMIGLLLPSPGENEALDILKIQSAISPLKELIAERPYRAPHHTTSEITLVGGSRDLRMGEVTLANRGILFLDELAEYKSGILQTLREPMEEGSITVSRISGTVVYPAHFLLVAATNPCPCGFYDVKGESCSCSKDRIKKYQAPYSGPFRDRIDLEVRMYPLNEEKEKERKRIPVSLKETKARIQKAAWIQKERYLGNEFYFNGQLRGSFVNSYLQFDSVCEEILEKEMKKRKLSVRKFNQIRKVARTIADLEEKECVEENHLLEALNFQNAGNYGENRAVA from the coding sequence ATGAAAAATTCTTGGATCTGTTTGACGGGCGCCAATCTGGAAGGACTCGATGCGTTTGCGGTTGGCGTGGAAATCAATCTTAAACGGGGCCTGCCGCGATTTATGATTACCGGTCTTGCGGCCCAGTCCATTCGAGAGTCTACTGAAAGGGTCCGGATTGCACTGGAGAACAGCGGCTATTCCTGTCCGTTTCAAAATATTCTCGTAAACCTTTCCCCGGCCGGCAGAAAAAAGGAAGGCACCTTGCTCGATCTATCGATTGCTTGCGGGATTCTTGTTTTGACCGGACAGATTTTTCCTTCCGGAAAATTACAGAGAACCCTTCTTTTGGGAGAATTGGGTCTGGACGGAAGCCTCAAACCTTTGAAGGGAGTTTTGCCCATTCTTTCGGGAATGCCTTCCGAAAAATACGATACCGTAATTCTTCCGTTTCCCAATCAAGAGGAAGCGTCGGTGCTCAAAAAATTCGAGGTCTTCGGAATTTCACACTTACGAGAACTGGAAGACGTTTTGGAAAATCGAAAAAGACCGGAAACCAAATCCAGAATCCAAATCAGAGAAGTGGAAGTTTTAAAGGACATAGAACTCTACCAAGATCAGATGGTCGCATTTCGGGCGGCCGAGATTGCGGCCGCGGGTTGGCATCATATTCTTTTTTCAGGGCCGCCCGGAATCGGGAAAAGTCTTCTTTCGAAGATGATCGGTCTTTTACTTCCTTCCCCCGGAGAAAACGAGGCCTTGGACATTTTGAAAATTCAATCCGCAATTTCTCCGTTGAAAGAATTGATCGCGGAAAGACCTTACCGCGCTCCGCATCATACAACGTCCGAGATTACCTTGGTCGGCGGTTCCAGAGATTTGAGAATGGGAGAAGTCACTTTGGCGAACCGAGGAATTCTATTCTTAGATGAACTCGCGGAATATAAATCAGGAATATTACAAACGCTTCGAGAACCGATGGAAGAAGGTTCGATTACGGTTTCTAGAATCAGCGGAACCGTAGTTTATCCGGCGCACTTTCTTTTGGTCGCGGCGACCAATCCTTGTCCTTGCGGGTTTTACGACGTGAAGGGAGAAAGCTGTTCCTGTAGCAAGGATAGAATCAAAAAATATCAGGCGCCCTATTCCGGTCCTTTCCGAGATCGGATCGATTTGGAAGTTCGTATGTATCCTCTCAATGAGGAAAAAGAGAAAGAACGAAAACGAATACCGGTTTCTTTGAAGGAAACCAAGGCACGCATTCAAAAAGCCGCATGGATCCAAAAGGAACGTTATCTTGGAAACGAATTTTATTTTAACGGACAACTCAGAGGAAGTTTCGTAAATTCCTATCTTCAGTTCGATTCCGTTTGTGAGGAAATTTTAGAAAAGGAAATGAAAAAAAGAAAGCTGAGCGTTCGTAAGTTCAATCAAATTCGAAAAGTGGCTCGGACGATCGCGGATTTGGAGGAGAAAGAGTGTGTGGAAGAAAATCACCTTCTAGAGGCCCTGAATTTCCAGAATGCCGGAAATTACGGAGAAAACAGGGCCGTCGCTTAA
- the gspG gene encoding type II secretion system major pseudopilin GspG, producing the protein MNLSKLKRKHRKGLTLIELAVVVIILGALIALVYSNFRPGEISDDTAALKLKKDAYELQSHLERYAQRYGTYPSDEQGLEALVEKPTTGEVPEDWKPILTKKAAINDPWGTAYKLKRDANGDVQLVTLGKDKKEGGEGKNADFNILNEDEYPSDFRRK; encoded by the coding sequence TTGAATCTGTCCAAATTAAAAAGAAAACACAGAAAGGGTCTTACACTGATCGAACTCGCAGTTGTTGTGATCATCTTAGGCGCCTTGATCGCTCTGGTATATTCCAACTTTCGTCCGGGTGAAATCAGCGATGATACCGCCGCTCTCAAACTGAAAAAGGACGCTTACGAACTTCAATCCCATCTGGAAAGATACGCACAACGTTACGGAACCTATCCTTCCGACGAACAAGGTCTCGAAGCTCTTGTCGAAAAACCGACAACGGGAGAGGTTCCGGAAGATTGGAAACCGATCCTCACCAAAAAAGCGGCGATCAACGATCCTTGGGGAACCGCGTATAAACTCAAAAGAGACGCGAACGGGGACGTTCAACTTGTGACCCTAGGTAAGGATAAAAAAGAAGGCGGAGAAGGGAAGAATGCTGACTTTAACATCCTCAACGAAGACGAATATCCATCCGACTTCCGTAGAAAATAA
- a CDS encoding type II secretion system-associated lipoprotein, giving the protein MFRITVFLLPAIFLFLAGCGNRLIRKDVVAQINEHYVEKIYYLTQDKKVSNTETFKKGMLVRIYVESTPSMVKIKCYPADHKREYAIGRMIIYQLNDEYSGKKITIEDLDKLIANELVEYKKKK; this is encoded by the coding sequence ATGTTTCGTATCACTGTTTTCTTGCTTCCGGCGATCTTTTTGTTCCTCGCCGGATGCGGAAACCGACTGATCCGCAAAGACGTAGTCGCTCAGATCAACGAACACTATGTGGAAAAAATTTATTACCTAACCCAAGACAAAAAGGTCTCCAATACGGAAACCTTTAAAAAGGGAATGCTCGTTCGGATTTACGTGGAATCGACGCCTTCGATGGTGAAGATCAAATGTTATCCTGCGGACCACAAAAGGGAATATGCGATCGGAAGAATGATCATCTATCAATTGAATGATGAATACAGCGGCAAGAAAATTACGATAGAGGATCTGGATAAACTGATAGCCAATGAACTCGTGGAATACAAAAAGAAAAAATAA
- a CDS encoding pilus assembly FimT family protein: MKVRNIRKGFTLIELIVVIAILAGLISILATTAANFIIPSGSDAAQTLKQAAEFCYRKSILTNTTMVLELDIDNDTYTVKKLMRDESGLKEVSIFKPQKLPYTSEIIDITDIRGFRYTKGIVKVPYTYLGIAADYSVHLGNDPSIYRTLILYRYGGKVSVLEGEQFHTSSNLTTDKNWKEQDENEQQQP; the protein is encoded by the coding sequence ATGAAAGTTAGAAATATCCGGAAAGGATTTACCCTGATCGAGTTGATCGTGGTCATCGCGATACTCGCAGGGTTAATTAGCATTCTTGCAACTACGGCCGCAAACTTCATCATTCCGTCCGGAAGCGACGCGGCCCAGACCTTAAAACAAGCCGCCGAATTCTGTTATAGGAAATCCATTCTTACCAATACGACTATGGTTTTGGAATTGGATATAGACAACGACACGTATACGGTCAAAAAACTGATGCGAGACGAAAGCGGTCTCAAAGAGGTTTCGATCTTTAAACCTCAAAAACTTCCTTATACATCCGAGATCATCGATATAACCGACATTCGAGGTTTTCGTTATACCAAAGGAATCGTAAAAGTTCCATACACGTATCTTGGTATCGCCGCGGATTACAGCGTTCATTTAGGAAACGATCCTTCGATTTATAGAACCTTAATTTTATACCGTTACGGCGGAAAGGTTTCCGTCTTGGAAGGGGAACAGTTTCACACTTCTTCGAACCTAACAACCGATAAGAATTGGAAAGAACAGGATGAAAACGAACAGCAACAGCCGTAA
- a CDS encoding type II secretion system protein codes for MKTNSNSRKSFRSGFNLIEVSIALALAGIAMTYTYMVISNGLKQQRMAAVISNAVHLAKIKMAQIDSVSVLQSDKTTGEIPGYPGYSFETMIGEEDMDLLKLAGKEGQKPEDLLGGRDSEMNKLIMKRSGQANQGSSTAGIIRVFRIKVTIKYPTGSGTESYTAETFKSAQY; via the coding sequence ATGAAAACGAACAGCAACAGCCGTAAATCTTTTCGAAGCGGTTTCAACCTGATCGAGGTTTCCATCGCGTTAGCGTTAGCCGGAATTGCGATGACTTATACCTATATGGTCATCTCGAACGGACTCAAACAACAGAGAATGGCGGCCGTAATTTCGAACGCGGTCCACCTTGCAAAGATTAAGATGGCGCAGATCGATTCCGTGTCCGTACTTCAATCCGATAAGACTACGGGAGAAATTCCCGGTTATCCCGGTTACAGTTTCGAAACGATGATAGGAGAGGAAGATATGGATCTTCTCAAACTTGCCGGAAAGGAAGGACAAAAACCGGAGGATCTTCTGGGTGGAAGAGATTCCGAAATGAACAAACTCATCATGAAAAGGTCCGGTCAGGCGAACCAAGGCTCGTCCACGGCGGGGATCATCCGGGTTTTCAGGATCAAGGTGACGATCAAGTATCCGACCGGAAGCGGAACGGAATCGTATACCGCCGAAACGTTCAAGTCGGCGCAGTATTAA
- the gspE gene encoding type II secretion system ATPase GspE gives MKTLGDILIEEGIISEKDLEDSLKVQKKNNLPLSHIIQKKGIAGESDILRALSKLYHLEFREKLEFGGMEDVFLQIPLKLIQRSRIVPFQLSKKTIRIAVSDPSDLHPMDDARNFLKGYNVEFILAPEPEIMRIIHSQFDTTSSAAKEMLNEMEGSFSELAEAFENETLDLSDDAPIIKMVNVILSQAVNERASDIHIEPYEKSLVVRYRVDGILHNVLSPPKSYHAGISSRIKIMSNLNIAENRLPQDGRIKLRLAGKDIDIRVSTIPCQFGERIVMRLLNKTDQKYSLDTMGFYPELIKSLRSLIYEPHGIVLVTGPTGSGKSTTLYSALSELNTEERNIITCEDPVEYQIDGISQMQMQEKIGLTFATGLRAILRQDPDVIMVGEIRDEETARIAIQASLTGHLVFSTLHTNDAASAATRLVDMGIEPYLITSTVLGFMAQRLVRVICTQCKETYKPTASELESIGIPKKLLKNGTLHRGKGCSHCMGTGFKGRTGIYELLLVNSHIKHAILQGKDAGQLNDIALEHNFHTLKDYGIKKVIDGVTTIDEVLRVT, from the coding sequence GTGAAAACTCTCGGAGATATCCTAATCGAAGAGGGGATCATATCCGAAAAAGATCTGGAAGATTCCCTTAAGGTTCAGAAAAAAAACAACCTCCCTCTCAGTCATATCATTCAAAAAAAAGGAATCGCAGGCGAATCCGACATTCTCCGCGCCTTATCCAAACTCTATCATCTCGAGTTTAGAGAGAAGTTGGAGTTTGGCGGAATGGAAGACGTGTTTCTTCAAATTCCTTTAAAGCTCATCCAAAGAAGTAGAATCGTTCCCTTTCAGCTTTCTAAAAAGACGATTCGTATCGCCGTTTCCGATCCGTCCGATCTGCATCCGATGGACGACGCACGCAATTTTCTAAAAGGTTATAACGTAGAATTCATTCTCGCTCCGGAACCGGAGATCATGAGAATCATCCATTCTCAGTTTGATACGACTTCTTCCGCCGCCAAAGAGATGTTAAACGAGATGGAGGGAAGTTTTTCCGAACTCGCGGAAGCTTTCGAAAACGAAACCCTCGATCTCAGCGACGACGCTCCGATCATCAAAATGGTCAACGTCATTCTTTCCCAAGCGGTGAATGAAAGGGCTTCGGATATCCACATAGAACCTTACGAAAAATCTCTCGTAGTTCGTTATCGTGTGGACGGTATTTTGCATAACGTGCTCAGTCCTCCGAAATCGTATCACGCGGGAATTTCTTCCCGTATCAAGATCATGTCGAACTTGAACATTGCGGAGAACCGTCTTCCTCAGGACGGACGTATCAAACTTCGTCTTGCTGGTAAGGACATCGACATTCGGGTTTCCACGATTCCTTGTCAGTTCGGAGAACGGATCGTAATGAGGCTTTTGAACAAAACCGATCAAAAGTATTCTCTCGATACGATGGGATTTTATCCGGAACTGATCAAATCGCTTCGTTCTTTGATTTACGAACCGCACGGAATCGTTTTGGTAACGGGCCCTACGGGTTCCGGTAAATCGACTACTCTTTATTCCGCGTTAAGCGAACTCAACACCGAGGAAAGAAACATCATCACCTGTGAAGATCCTGTGGAGTATCAGATCGACGGAATTTCTCAGATGCAAATGCAGGAGAAGATCGGTCTTACGTTTGCGACCGGGCTTCGTGCGATTCTTCGTCAAGACCCCGACGTCATCATGGTGGGGGAGATTCGAGACGAGGAAACGGCAAGGATCGCGATTCAGGCGTCCTTAACGGGTCACTTGGTTTTTTCAACGCTTCATACAAACGACGCGGCGAGCGCCGCGACCCGTCTTGTGGATATGGGAATCGAACCGTATCTGATCACCTCAACCGTGTTAGGTTTTATGGCGCAAAGACTTGTGCGTGTGATCTGTACTCAGTGTAAGGAAACATACAAACCAACCGCCTCCGAACTCGAATCGATCGGAATTCCGAAAAAACTTTTGAAAAACGGAACACTCCACAGAGGTAAGGGATGTTCTCATTGTATGGGAACGGGTTTTAAGGGAAGAACGGGGATCTACGAACTTTTATTAGTGAATTCTCATATAAAACATGCGATCCTACAAGGTAAGGACGCGGGACAATTGAACGATATCGCGCTCGAACATAACTTTCACACGTTGAAGGATTACGGAATCAAAAAGGTGATCGACGGAGTGACGACGATTGACGAGGTCCTCAGGGTAACGTAA
- a CDS encoding YraN family protein has product MRKIKGYEGESIASDFLISLGHMIVQRNYRFGRAEIDIISNKEEVLYFTEVKFWKEFHEFDPLFAFNQAKQTRMRKAAEGFIARNGSFQNHFVSFCLVSVNAKKGCEYYPDLF; this is encoded by the coding sequence ATTCGAAAAATCAAGGGATACGAGGGAGAATCCATCGCTTCCGATTTTTTGATTTCGCTCGGTCATATGATTGTTCAAAGAAATTACCGCTTCGGTCGCGCCGAGATCGACATAATCTCAAACAAAGAAGAAGTCCTTTATTTTACCGAAGTCAAGTTTTGGAAAGAATTCCACGAGTTCGATCCGTTATTCGCGTTTAACCAGGCGAAACAAACGAGGATGAGAAAGGCCGCCGAAGGGTTTATCGCGCGGAATGGTTCCTTTCAAAATCATTTTGTCTCATTCTGTCTTGTCTCCGTAAATGCAAAAAAGGGATGTGAATATTATCCTGACCTCTTCTGA
- a CDS encoding general secretion pathway protein GspC, whose translation MNAIFLELRKNTFYTLIPVILFFSYSLAYLLRAVILAFLNPSVQAVSSNVNPVRKTGPETNRALSSYEEMVQGNLIRGIVARAGEIQTEGEMSTAPPDTGEGEEMKITGTLSGHWSFARVTIVEKGKPDAQEFATGETVAGYKIRSIALNYVVLEKGGIALKVEIGQTPGEARAKLNPDAGAKTDGGQPASADTIRKVLSRQDVNRKLKDPAAIYKNGRFGPALINGKITGYKIYSVAPDHIFYALGARNGDIIKRVNGMPLTETEKMLEIWGAVKTADKITVDVERGSQILTYEFIIRN comes from the coding sequence ATGAACGCGATTTTTTTAGAACTCAGGAAGAACACTTTCTATACGCTCATTCCTGTTATATTATTCTTTTCTTATTCTCTCGCGTATCTTTTGAGAGCGGTCATTCTCGCCTTTTTAAATCCAAGCGTTCAAGCCGTAAGTTCCAACGTGAATCCGGTCCGAAAAACGGGACCGGAAACCAACCGAGCGCTTTCTTCGTATGAGGAAATGGTTCAAGGAAATCTAATCCGAGGAATCGTCGCAAGAGCCGGCGAAATCCAAACGGAAGGTGAAATGTCCACCGCACCGCCCGATACCGGAGAAGGTGAGGAAATGAAAATCACCGGAACCTTAAGCGGCCACTGGTCCTTTGCCCGAGTTACAATCGTGGAAAAAGGAAAACCGGATGCTCAGGAATTTGCGACAGGCGAAACCGTCGCCGGATATAAGATCCGCTCGATCGCATTAAACTACGTCGTTTTAGAAAAGGGAGGGATCGCTCTTAAGGTCGAGATAGGTCAGACCCCCGGAGAGGCAAGGGCCAAGTTGAATCCGGACGCAGGAGCCAAAACGGACGGGGGACAACCCGCATCGGCCGATACGATCCGAAAAGTTCTATCTAGACAAGACGTCAACCGGAAGCTGAAAGACCCGGCGGCCATCTATAAGAACGGAAGATTCGGACCCGCTTTGATCAACGGAAAGATAACGGGTTACAAAATCTACAGCGTCGCACCCGATCATATCTTTTACGCTTTAGGTGCAAGGAATGGAGACATCATCAAACGGGTAAACGGGATGCCGTTGACCGAAACCGAAAAAATGTTAGAGATCTGGGGAGCCGTAAAAACTGCCGATAAGATTACGGTAGATGTGGAAAGAGGTAGCCAGATTCTCACCTACGAATTTATTATCAGAAACTAA
- a CDS encoding LysM peptidoglycan-binding domain-containing M23 family metallopeptidase, translated as MNSWNTKRKNKSSRRVGSRSARPGSDTKKVNGKLFFIPLISTLVLTSLSADPLKNYDAEISEYTNKDSSFFSDKEERKIKQLFSQSPENWQEEKYSLNYHKDKSNLELPSFISVNKIISSKIVSHSGIIYKNYVVKPKDSLSKIARAMKTSVQKISSANGLKKNSTLQLGQSLSIPVQVKNASREKVEFRKVFVYPVVNAKVTSRYGRRKDPFHTGSGGYHSGLDFGGSQGAPILASADGIVSFTGVNGGYGNTVIIDHENGYKTMYAHCAKITIEQGTRVSAGTVIGAVGRTGSATGPHLHFEVFLNGNRINPDVALRKTLKIVTPLDPGKFARL; from the coding sequence ATGAACTCGTGGAATACAAAAAGAAAAAATAAATCCTCTAGAAGGGTGGGTTCAAGATCGGCCCGACCCGGTTCCGATACTAAAAAGGTGAATGGAAAACTATTTTTTATTCCCCTGATTTCCACATTGGTTCTGACCTCTCTTTCCGCAGATCCGTTGAAGAATTACGACGCGGAGATTTCGGAATACACCAATAAGGATTCTTCCTTTTTTTCCGATAAGGAAGAACGTAAAATCAAACAACTGTTCTCCCAGTCTCCCGAAAACTGGCAGGAAGAAAAGTATTCCCTCAATTATCATAAGGATAAATCCAATTTAGAACTTCCGAGTTTTATCAGCGTCAATAAGATCATCTCCTCGAAGATCGTTAGCCACAGCGGAATCATCTATAAGAATTACGTAGTTAAACCGAAGGATTCTCTTTCTAAAATCGCGAGAGCGATGAAAACCTCCGTGCAGAAAATCAGCTCCGCGAACGGGCTGAAAAAGAATTCCACGCTCCAATTGGGCCAAAGTCTTTCCATTCCAGTTCAAGTTAAGAATGCAAGCCGCGAAAAAGTGGAATTCCGCAAGGTCTTCGTTTATCCGGTCGTAAACGCGAAGGTTACTTCTCGTTACGGAAGAAGAAAGGATCCGTTTCATACAGGATCTGGCGGTTATCATAGCGGACTGGATTTCGGCGGTTCTCAAGGCGCTCCGATTCTCGCTTCAGCGGACGGAATCGTTTCGTTTACGGGAGTCAACGGCGGATACGGAAACACGGTCATCATCGATCACGAAAACGGTTATAAAACCATGTATGCGCATTGCGCGAAAATTACCATCGAACAGGGAACGAGAGTGAGCGCGGGAACGGTCATAGGTGCCGTCGGCAGAACCGGTTCGGCTACGGGACCTCATCTCCATTTTGAAGTTTTTTTAAACGGAAATAGAATCAATCCGGATGTGGCTTTGAGAAAGACGCTAAAGATTGTTACACCTTTAGACCCCGGTAAATTTGCCAGACTGTAG